A part of Halobacillus shinanisalinarum genomic DNA contains:
- the agaW gene encoding PTS N-acetylgalactosamine transporter subunit IIC, whose amino-acid sequence MLLEAILVALWAGIIGIDLYVGLTHIHRPVVSGLVVGLILGDVTTGLIIGGTLELIWMGMVPLAGAQPPNVVIGGVIGTAFGIIADLEPTAAVGVAIPFAVAVQGLITLFFTAFSPMMHKADKFALNANYKGIELINYLGVALLFIFNALIAFLPIYFGSEEAAAFVETVPQWIIDGLSIAGGIMPAVGFAMLLKIMMKVEYVMFFILGFVLAAYLEMPILAIALIGLAIALYDFYQNKNNQGPNNPTPGEEEITDGI is encoded by the coding sequence ATGTTACTAGAAGCTATTTTAGTAGCACTCTGGGCAGGAATTATTGGTATTGATCTATATGTTGGTTTAACACATATTCACCGCCCTGTAGTTTCAGGGCTTGTTGTCGGACTTATTTTAGGTGATGTTACTACCGGTTTGATTATTGGTGGGACATTAGAATTAATTTGGATGGGAATGGTACCACTTGCAGGTGCACAACCTCCTAATGTGGTTATTGGGGGAGTGATTGGTACTGCTTTTGGTATCATTGCAGATCTTGAACCGACCGCGGCGGTTGGGGTAGCCATTCCTTTTGCTGTCGCTGTGCAAGGTTTGATTACTTTATTCTTTACAGCCTTCTCTCCAATGATGCATAAGGCTGACAAATTTGCACTAAACGCCAATTATAAAGGAATTGAACTTATAAATTATTTAGGTGTAGCTTTACTATTTATCTTCAATGCCTTGATTGCATTCCTACCAATTTATTTTGGTTCCGAAGAAGCAGCAGCATTTGTTGAAACTGTACCGCAATGGATAATTGATGGGTTGTCAATTGCTGGAGGGATCATGCCAGCAGTCGGTTTTGCAATGCTATTAAAAATTATGATGAAGGTTGAATATGTCATGTTCTTTATTCTCGGATTTGTTCTTGCCGCCTATTTGGAAATGCCAATATTAGCAATAGCTCTAATAGGACTGGCAATTGCGCTATATGATTTTTACCAAAACAAGAACAACCAAGGTCCGAATAATCCAACACCTGGCGAGGAGGAGATAACGGATGGAATCTAA
- the agaV gene encoding PTS N-acetylgalactosamine transporter subunit IIB translates to MSQSSILLTRIDNRLIHGQVGVTWVNHLGANLVVVANDKVSEDEVQQNLMDMVLPDTIQSRYFSLQKTADIIHKASPRQKIFLVVKDVHDALTLKEGGVPIDHLNIGNMHYEEGKSQISSTVSVNEKDIESFKRLGELKVKLDLRRVPNEKGQNILDLI, encoded by the coding sequence ATGTCTCAATCAAGCATTTTATTGACTAGAATCGATAACCGCTTAATTCATGGGCAAGTGGGTGTTACATGGGTAAACCATTTGGGTGCAAACTTAGTTGTTGTTGCAAACGACAAAGTTTCAGAGGATGAAGTACAGCAAAACCTCATGGATATGGTGTTGCCTGACACAATTCAATCTCGTTATTTTTCATTACAAAAAACAGCAGACATTATACATAAAGCATCACCACGGCAGAAAATATTTTTGGTTGTAAAAGATGTTCATGATGCATTGACATTGAAAGAGGGCGGTGTTCCGATTGATCACTTAAACATCGGAAACATGCATTATGAAGAAGGGAAGAGTCAAATATCTTCAACCGTATCCGTTAATGAAAAAGATATTGAATCATTTAAACGTTTAGGTGAATTGAAGGTAAAACTAGATTTGAGAAGGGTGCCAAATGAAAAAGGACAAAATATTTTAGATTTGATATAA